The Candidatus Bathyarchaeota archaeon genome includes a region encoding these proteins:
- a CDS encoding right-handed parallel beta-helix repeat-containing protein encodes MKETICYLIASLLVVFILVSTISSCSIISNVIISTSGSIYCGPLHGNPAYDYTMVANSTAYYIVAKNGSFIYSNNSPTTTLLQIATKANNGGSVYINCSFTITKNQPLSGLNNVTFVFDPNSTLTMGDNVGNTVAYTAVLDFWNSNNIKVINATINGNSANQGGKGSHTQGISFHDCNNSVVIGAKITDVRMFGFNIHDSLARHNSNNGIINSTILRSGWNDINLGEDNNTIGAYAINNTVGYCSDVGIATYGWNCEISNNIVLGVNNTIGGGGSAHYGIAVEDGGNNLIQNNTVTGCSVGIILGTGSPTRSNFVVSNNIANCITGIHSYLSSGDVITKNNIVNWGAGYTGLAIYILNEDNDIISFNTMVFNNANAGGACSLSNVANVAFCNNTIIMPVSAPDSLGVALDNAYSCLIQGNSVQALAGILVSSSCNNNKINNNSVNSTYPLINNGVATIINPLTSSTYRLIFNNIYDSSSRGTYTYSKSIQITISSTTLDGSLNVNGVNVTLTSGSYTLLMNADYFVYALSGTVTITP; translated from the coding sequence ATGAAAGAAACAATCTGTTATCTAATTGCTTCATTACTGGTTGTTTTCATTTTGGTTTCTACAATTTCCTCGTGTTCTATTATTTCCAATGTAATTATTTCAACGTCGGGATCAATTTACTGCGGGCCTTTGCATGGAAATCCTGCCTATGATTATACTATGGTTGCGAATTCAACTGCTTACTATATTGTAGCCAAAAACGGCTCTTTTATCTATAGCAACAATAGTCCAACAACTACGCTTTTACAGATAGCTACTAAAGCGAACAATGGCGGTTCCGTTTACATTAATTGTTCATTTACAATAACAAAAAACCAACCTTTAAGTGGTCTAAATAATGTCACTTTCGTTTTTGACCCAAATAGTACATTAACAATGGGTGATAATGTTGGCAACACGGTGGCTTATACAGCCGTTTTAGATTTCTGGAATAGCAATAACATCAAAGTTATTAATGCCACAATTAACGGAAATTCTGCCAATCAAGGCGGCAAGGGGTCTCATACTCAAGGGATTTCTTTCCATGATTGCAATAACTCGGTTGTTATTGGGGCTAAAATTACTGATGTGAGAATGTTCGGGTTTAATATCCACGACAGTTTAGCGCGTCATAATTCTAACAATGGAATTATTAACAGTACAATACTTCGAAGCGGCTGGAATGATATAAACTTGGGAGAAGATAATAATACAATAGGGGCTTACGCGATAAATAATACGGTTGGGTATTGTAGTGATGTTGGGATTGCAACGTATGGTTGGAATTGTGAAATCTCTAACAATATCGTTTTAGGTGTTAATAATACTATAGGTGGCGGTGGTTCCGCTCACTATGGAATAGCTGTTGAAGATGGTGGGAATAACCTAATCCAAAATAATACAGTAACTGGTTGTTCAGTTGGCATAATTCTCGGCACAGGCTCACCTACGCGATCAAACTTCGTGGTCTCCAATAATATTGCCAATTGTATTACCGGCATACACTCTTATCTTTCTTCTGGTGATGTTATTACTAAAAACAACATTGTAAACTGGGGAGCTGGCTACACTGGTTTAGCAATATACATATTAAACGAAGACAACGACATCATCTCCTTTAATACGATGGTTTTTAACAATGCAAATGCGGGTGGAGCATGCTCACTTTCAAACGTAGCTAACGTTGCCTTTTGCAATAATACAATTATTATGCCAGTTTCTGCGCCTGACAGTTTAGGTGTTGCATTGGATAACGCTTACTCATGTCTAATTCAAGGAAATTCTGTTCAGGCGTTGGCTGGAATTCTGGTTTCAAGCTCATGCAATAACAATAAAATTAACAATAATAGCGTTAATAGTACATATCCCTTGATCAATAATGGTGTTGCTACAATCATAAACCCCTTAACTTCTTCTACGTACAGGCTTATTTTTAATAATATCTACGATAGCAGCTCACGAGGAACTTATACATACTCTAAATCAATACAAATTACAATTAGTTCAACAACATTAGATGGTTCGCTGAATGTTAATGGTGTAAATGTAACATTAACAAGTGGCTCTTATACACTTTTGATGAATGCGGACTATTTTGTATATGCTTTATCCGGCACTGTAACAATTACACCTTAG
- a CDS encoding glycosyltransferase, with protein MSNAYNHRIFNLERHCRQAGAETSKLFLGDLFFGSPVLIQPLNIPFILKYLRKFDVIHAGGSGAAFFFALVSPLLGNNTKVVYDVHSDVLTEVHLTHKGLFDFAGYFAEFEMIFTEYVAIRFVNYYVASSSELKRRLLKRKSRIKPENIEIIVNGVDLQQFRPQEETVSSSSDRHFTVTYAGSFYKVESVDILVRAAEILRDECITFKFIGFRTEDSSYKLEIQKRIGDKAVLVDWLSRNELVVELQKSDVLVIPGDSTCSKQSKNRSAVFVTKFAEFLAVGKPVIITTLDLPSKIVKTFDCGFVSEPNAESLALSILEAKQAPREVLLKKGQNGRRYAESELDVNILCKRYLRFLNKLFEN; from the coding sequence ATGTCGAACGCCTATAACCACCGCATATTTAACCTTGAGCGTCATTGCAGGCAGGCAGGCGCCGAAACAAGTAAACTTTTCCTTGGGGATCTTTTCTTCGGTTCTCCCGTACTAATTCAGCCTTTGAATATTCCTTTTATCTTAAAATACTTACGTAAATTTGATGTTATCCATGCTGGAGGATCTGGTGCGGCTTTTTTCTTTGCTTTAGTATCGCCCTTACTTGGTAATAACACTAAAGTCGTGTATGATGTGCATAGCGATGTATTGACTGAGGTCCATTTGACTCATAAGGGCCTATTTGACTTTGCAGGTTACTTCGCAGAATTCGAGATGATATTCACTGAGTATGTCGCAATTCGCTTTGTCAACTATTATGTTGCGTCGTCGTCGGAATTAAAACGAAGATTACTTAAACGAAAAAGTCGAATTAAACCTGAAAACATTGAGATCATTGTAAACGGTGTTGATTTGCAACAATTCAGGCCTCAAGAAGAAACTGTCTCTTCAAGTAGTGATAGGCATTTTACTGTCACTTACGCTGGTTCATTTTACAAGGTTGAATCAGTTGATATTTTGGTGCGCGCTGCTGAAATTTTACGTGACGAGTGTATAACTTTCAAGTTTATTGGTTTTCGAACTGAAGATTCAAGTTATAAGTTGGAAATCCAAAAAAGGATAGGCGATAAAGCGGTATTGGTGGACTGGTTGTCAAGAAATGAACTTGTGGTTGAACTTCAAAAGTCTGATGTCTTGGTAATTCCAGGCGACTCTACTTGCAGCAAACAATCCAAAAATAGGTCCGCTGTTTTTGTTACAAAATTTGCTGAATTTTTAGCAGTTGGAAAACCAGTTATAATAACTACGCTGGATTTGCCTTCTAAAATTGTTAAAACGTTTGATTGCGGCTTTGTCTCTGAACCTAACGCTGAATCATTGGCACTTTCTATATTGGAAGCAAAGCAAGCTCCCCGCGAGGTTCTATTAAAAAAAGGCCAAAATGGGCGGCGCTATGCTGAAAGTGAGCTTGATGTCAATATATTATGTAAACGATATTTGAGATTTTTGAACAAATTGTTTGAAAACTAA
- a CDS encoding glycosyltransferase family 4 protein: MKILMLVNWPVHRVQKFNSAILNPDQVVSGESYWFFKYWPSSVTVDVMGIQKSGFLYTLEKPSKVHLQFLKTFNRIKNYDLILSFDSPSAFLFSLLRSKIGFQKAIPHILIDVGMPIAVERFLKDIPPNLVCRLLKQAFNPNSVSHIIFHSSCQRPFYRDVLGFSDDALSFVPFGVETDYFRPKRVKNEGYIYTAGEFRDFNTLIDVYERWHKELPELRLRTALPPPNYLPPKVHWLPRASIATFVEEALKSKFVVVPLHNTIRSVGLMTCLQSMALGKAVLTSNVPPITDYVINGKTALYYDPYDVEDLYKKIITLLKDAELLQTLARTAREEVVANFTIEKMGINLWECISGLLKRL, translated from the coding sequence TTGAAAATTTTAATGCTAGTAAATTGGCCTGTCCATAGAGTTCAGAAATTTAATAGTGCTATTTTAAATCCTGATCAAGTAGTTTCTGGTGAGAGCTATTGGTTTTTTAAATACTGGCCTAGTAGCGTAACTGTAGATGTCATGGGGATTCAAAAAAGCGGTTTTCTTTATACTTTGGAAAAGCCTTCAAAAGTACATCTGCAATTTTTAAAAACCTTTAATAGGATTAAAAATTACGATTTAATTTTGTCTTTCGACTCTCCAAGTGCTTTTCTTTTTTCTTTGCTCAGATCAAAGATTGGTTTTCAAAAAGCAATTCCGCATATTTTGATTGATGTGGGTATGCCTATAGCGGTTGAGCGTTTTCTTAAAGATATTCCTCCAAATTTAGTGTGCAGGCTTTTAAAGCAAGCTTTTAATCCGAATAGTGTTTCACATATTATTTTTCACTCATCTTGTCAAAGACCTTTTTATAGAGATGTTCTTGGTTTTTCCGATGATGCTCTTTCATTCGTTCCTTTTGGTGTCGAGACAGATTACTTTCGCCCTAAAAGAGTTAAAAATGAAGGTTACATATACACCGCTGGAGAATTTCGTGATTTTAATACTCTCATTGATGTTTATGAAAGATGGCATAAGGAGCTCCCAGAATTAAGGCTTCGAACTGCATTGCCTCCACCAAATTATTTACCGCCAAAAGTCCATTGGTTGCCTAGGGCTTCAATAGCGACCTTTGTAGAAGAAGCTTTAAAATCCAAATTCGTAGTTGTTCCGCTGCATAATACCATTAGGTCTGTGGGTCTTATGACTTGTCTTCAATCCATGGCTTTGGGGAAGGCTGTTCTTACGTCAAATGTCCCCCCAATAACTGATTATGTAATTAATGGGAAGACAGCTCTTTATTATGACCCTTATGACGTTGAAGACTTGTATAAGAAGATCATTACGCTTTTAAAAGATGCCGAGTTACTCCAAACTTTAGCTAGGACTGCAAGGGAAGAGGTAGTGGCTAATTTTACCATCGAGAAAATGGGGATTAATCTATGGGAATGTATTTCAGGTCTTTTAAAGAGGTTATAA